In Planctomycetota bacterium, one genomic interval encodes:
- a CDS encoding DUF4159 domain-containing protein has translation MAILRAVDYFKRERQAAGTWPDYARQGGVTALVCYALLQAGVAPDDEAVAQGLASIQRVPNEATYVVALKAMAFAAADPQRYRDDLQACTDWLVQTQHATGAWGYGLVPESEMAGAAPARGLRKVQNETQIRRAYERADASNTQFAILGLAEAQRAGAHVPIEVWRRADRHLRVTQLPGGGWGYVYRDPDPNEAYGSMTAAALASLFLCAERLTPQESADDAGQRSAAIEQGLQWIAQHYSLQENPNRGAAWYYFWLYSLERAGVTSGRRSFGPHDWFREGTALLVKGQRADGSWSNHLYQDTLALLFLAKGFKPLLVQRLEWQGAWRRDPRDLEHLVRFLETRVGGQAVAWQTLSPESPIEDWLAAPILHVTGRGPLRMLAASVLKLREYVEQGGLILFDAEGADAAFTESIRQLLPNLFPGAAFEPLPANHPICRAVYPVPGAPAPLGPGLETLRVGCRASVILAPQGLADAWAAADPARPNDVLRLGENLAVYATGNEALPDRLAEATVLEMPAEETPPPNVLRIGQIQHGGDWQPRPLALPKLLENLPREFGVSVWSRPVPIRLTEADPGRFPVLYLVGHYTFAFSDKERAALKDYLDRGGFLWAEACCGRDAFDKAFRSLVADLFPDSPLEELPADHPIYSGQVGTKIDRVAYSPAVKAESPNLDRPVLLGLKRNGHLVVVYSPYGIGAGLDGIRTYGARALEPDDAKRLATNILLYGLTY, from the coding sequence ATGGCCATCCTCAGGGCCGTGGACTACTTCAAACGGGAGCGCCAGGCGGCCGGCACGTGGCCCGACTACGCCCGCCAGGGAGGCGTGACGGCCCTCGTCTGCTACGCCCTCCTCCAGGCCGGCGTCGCGCCGGACGACGAGGCCGTCGCCCAGGGTCTCGCCTCGATCCAGCGCGTGCCGAACGAGGCCACCTACGTCGTCGCCCTGAAGGCCATGGCCTTCGCCGCCGCCGACCCCCAACGCTACCGCGACGACCTCCAGGCCTGCACCGACTGGCTCGTCCAGACCCAGCACGCGACCGGGGCGTGGGGGTACGGCCTCGTGCCGGAGTCGGAGATGGCAGGCGCGGCGCCGGCGCGCGGCTTGCGGAAGGTCCAGAACGAGACCCAGATTCGCCGAGCCTACGAACGCGCCGACGCCTCGAACACCCAGTTTGCGATCCTCGGCCTCGCCGAGGCCCAACGCGCCGGCGCCCACGTCCCCATCGAGGTCTGGCGCCGCGCCGACCGCCACCTGCGGGTGACGCAACTGCCCGGAGGCGGATGGGGATACGTCTATCGCGACCCGGACCCGAACGAGGCGTACGGAAGCATGACGGCGGCGGCGCTGGCGAGCCTGTTTTTGTGCGCCGAGCGCCTCACGCCGCAGGAATCGGCCGACGACGCCGGCCAGCGCTCCGCCGCCATCGAGCAAGGCCTTCAGTGGATCGCCCAGCACTACTCCCTCCAGGAGAATCCCAACCGCGGCGCCGCCTGGTACTATTTCTGGCTCTACTCGCTCGAACGGGCGGGCGTCACCAGCGGACGGCGCTCTTTCGGCCCGCACGACTGGTTCCGCGAAGGGACCGCCCTGCTCGTCAAGGGCCAGCGCGCCGACGGATCCTGGAGCAACCACCTGTACCAGGACACCCTCGCACTACTGTTCCTCGCCAAGGGCTTTAAGCCCCTCCTGGTCCAGCGCCTGGAGTGGCAGGGCGCCTGGCGCCGCGACCCGCGGGACCTGGAGCATCTCGTGCGGTTCCTCGAGACGCGCGTCGGCGGCCAGGCGGTCGCCTGGCAAACCCTTTCGCCCGAGAGCCCCATCGAAGACTGGCTGGCGGCCCCCATCCTTCACGTCACCGGTCGCGGCCCGCTGCGGATGCTGGCCGCCTCCGTCCTGAAACTCCGCGAGTACGTCGAACAGGGCGGCCTCATCCTCTTCGATGCCGAGGGCGCCGACGCCGCCTTCACCGAAAGCATCCGTCAACTGCTCCCGAACCTCTTCCCCGGCGCGGCGTTCGAACCGTTGCCCGCGAACCATCCGATCTGTCGCGCGGTATACCCCGTTCCCGGCGCGCCTGCCCCGTTGGGGCCGGGACTCGAGACGCTCCGCGTCGGCTGCCGCGCGTCGGTCATCCTCGCGCCGCAGGGCCTGGCCGACGCCTGGGCTGCCGCCGACCCCGCCCGCCCGAACGACGTCCTCCGCCTGGGCGAGAACCTGGCCGTCTATGCGACCGGAAACGAGGCGCTGCCCGACCGCCTCGCGGAGGCGACCGTCCTGGAGATGCCGGCCGAGGAGACCCCCCCGCCGAACGTCCTTCGCATCGGCCAGATTCAGCACGGCGGCGATTGGCAGCCCCGGCCCCTCGCCCTGCCGAAACTCCTGGAGAACCTGCCGCGCGAGTTCGGCGTCTCGGTCTGGAGCCGCCCTGTTCCGATCCGCCTCACGGAGGCGGACCCCGGCCGGTTCCCCGTCCTCTACCTGGTGGGCCATTACACCTTCGCGTTCTCCGACAAGGAGCGTGCGGCCCTGAAGGACTATCTGGATCGCGGCGGATTCCTCTGGGCCGAGGCGTGCTGCGGACGCGACGCCTTCGACAAAGCCTTCCGCTCGCTTGTGGCGGACCTCTTCCCCGACTCACCGCTCGAGGAACTCCCCGCCGACCATCCGATTTACTCAGGCCAGGTCGGCACGAAGATCGACCGCGTCGCCTATTCGCCCGCCGTGAAGGCCGAATCGCCGAATCTCGACCGCCCCGTCCTCCTGGGCCTGAAACGCAACGGCCATCTGGTGGTCGTGTACAGTCCCTACGGAATCGGCGCCGGATTGGAC